The Chaetodon trifascialis isolate fChaTrf1 chromosome 17, fChaTrf1.hap1, whole genome shotgun sequence genome has a segment encoding these proteins:
- the ubp1 gene encoding upstream-binding protein 1, producing the protein MAWVLKMDDATIESGLVHDFDASLSGIGQELGSGAYSMSDVLALPIFKQEDSSLPPESETKNPPFQYVLCTATSPAVKLHDETLTYLNQGQSYEVRMLDNRKPGELPELNNKMVKSIVRVVFHDRRLQYTEHQQLEGWKWNRPGDRLLDIDIPMSVGIVEPKTHPSQLNAAEFLWDMNKRTSVFVQVHCISTEFTPRKHGGEKGVPFRIQIDTFAQGEGGEYTEHLHSASCQIKVFKPKGADRKQKTDREKMEKRTPQEKEKYQPSYDTTILSETRLEPIIEDAGDHELKKSSKRTLPADCGDSLAKRGSCSPWLDNAYVSTNQAATPSFSSTPLSTYTTSSVPDSDSSSPNHQADPGSHGNSEQLSPTASIQDAQKWLVKNRFNSYTRLFSHFSGSDLLKLTRDDLVQICGPADGIRLFNALKSRSVRPRLTVYVCQESPRESPLLERHGTNENGEHSISSSLHVYHALYLEDLTAAELIRKMACVCNLPLGKINQVYRQGPTGIHILLSDQMVYNLPDESCFLISTVKDELGEGLHLILK; encoded by the exons ATGGCCTGGGTGCTGAAGATGGACGACGCCACCATAGAGTCGGGGCTGGTGCACGACTTCGATGCCAGCCTGTCCGGCATCGGGCAGGAGCTGGGGTCTGGAGCCTACAGCATGAG CGATGTGCTGGCTCTGCCAATCTTTAAGCAGGAGGACTCCAGCCTTCCTCCTGAAAGCGAGACCAAAAATCCCCCATTCCAGTATGTGCTGTGCACCGCCACGTCGCCTGCTGTCAAGCTGCATGACGAGACGCTCACATACCTAAACCAAG gCCAGTCTTATGAAGTGCGTATGTTGGACAACAGGAAGCCAGGGGAGTTACCAGAGCTCAACAACAAGATGGTCAAG agcataGTGCGAGTGGTGTTTCATGACCGCCGGCTGCAGTACACAGAGCACCAGCAGCTGGAGGGCTGGAAGTGGAACCGTCCAGGCGACCGTCTCCTTGACATCG ATATCCCCATGTCAGTGGGCATTGTGGAGCCAAAGACTCACCCCTCCCAGCTTAACGCGGCAGAGTTCCTGTGGGACATGAACAAAAGAACGTCTGTTTTTgtgcag GTGCACTGCATCAGCACAGAGTTCACTCCCAGGAAGCACGGTGGAGAGAAGGGCGTCCCCTTCAGAATCCAGATCGACACGTTCGCCCAGGGAGAGGGTGGAGAGTACACCGAGCACCTCCACTCTGCCTCCTGCCAAATCAAAGTCTTTAAG CCAAAGGGGGCGGACCGTAAGCAAAAGACCGACAGGGAGAAGATGGAGAAACGCACACCTCAAGAGAAGGAGAAGTACCAGCCTTCTTATGATACCACTATCCTGTCAGAG ACAAGACTTGAACCCATCATAGAGGATGCAGGTGACCACGAGCTGAAAAAGTCCAGCAAGCGGACACTTCCTGCTGACTGTGGCGACTCCTTGGCCAAGAGAGGCAGT TGCTCCCCATGGCTGGACAACGCCTACGTCAGCACCAACCAGGCAGCtactccctccttctcctccactccACTGTCCACCTACACAACCTCCTCTGTACCAGACAG TGACTCGTCCTCACCCAATCACCAGGCAGACCCTGGCAGCCATGGCAACTCGGAG cagttGAGCCCCACTGCCTCCATACAGGATGCACAGAAGTGGCTGGTGAAAAATCGCTTCAACTCCTACACAAGACTCTTCTCTCACTTctcag GTTCTGATTTGTTGAAGCTAACCCGAGACGACCTGGTCCAGATTTGCGGGCCGGCAGATGGGATCAGACTCTTCAATGCACTTAAATCCAG GTCGGTACGTCCCAGGTTGACCGTGTACGTCTGTCAGGAGTCCCCTCGGGAGAGCCCTCTGCTGGAGAGACATGGCACCAATGAAAACGGAGAACACAGCATTTCCTCTAGTTTACACG TGTATCATGCTCTGTACCTAGAGGATCTCACAGCTGCAGAACTGATCCGCAagatggcgtgtgtgtgcaaccTTCCACTGGGAAAGATCAACCAGGTGTACAGACAGGGTCCCACAGGCATACACATCCTGCTCAGTGACCAG ATGGTTTACAATTTGCCCGACGAGAGCTGTTTTTTGATCAGCACTGTCAAAG ATGAACTGGGTGAAGGACTCCATCTAATCCTGAAGTAG
- the pdcd6ip gene encoding programmed cell death 6-interacting protein isoform X1 codes for MATFISVPLKKSSEVDLVKPLSKFVTATYPAGEEQGEYIRAVEELNKLRRNALGRPLDKHESSLEILLRYYDQLCAVEPKFPFSENQLCLTFTWKDAFDKGSLFGGSVKLALASLGYEKTCVLFNAAALASQIASEQNLDNDEGLKAAAKYYQLASGAFGHIKDTVLSALNREPTMDISPETVGTLSLIMLAQAQEVIFLKATSDKMKDAVIAKLANQAADFYGDAFKQCQYKDNLPKYFYFQEVLPVLAAKHCIMQANAELHQSVLAKQKKRFGEEIARLQHAAELVKTVASRYDEYVSVKDLSDKINRALAAAKKDNDFIYHDRVPEVKDLEHIGKAALVRATAITPPLSQKFTDLFEKMVPMAVQQSMTIYSQRKAETVNRLVGTMREATNLCNGVLASLNLPAALEDLSGDSIPQSIAEKSRSIVQQGGLQSIEQLIRDLPELLTRNREILDESLKMLDDEETTDNELRGKFNQRWNRTPSGDLYKPLRAEGANFRNILDKAVQADQVVKDRYNTHCEMITLLCKPENELNAAIPSANPTKTLQGSEVVNVLRSQLSQLDEIKKERETLEGEIKGVTFDMSTCFLTALAQDGAINEEQLSVSQLDQLYGAYNQRVQASLRSQEELLGQVQTSHQEFSSLKQSNTEANQREEVLKKLASAHDSYVEISSNLREGTKFYNDLTEILLKFQNKCSDIVFARKTERDELLKELQQSIAREPSAPSFNVPAYQSTPAAPAGGPTPAPRTVFSPQAQQQPQAKPQPPARPPPPTFTPPAASTTPTNAPPTGPPTSNPPPMAPPSQAQGPPYPSYQGYPGYFQMPMGYNPYAYGQYNMPNMPYMPYQATPGQGGYPAAPPAGQPYPGYPQQPPQQQPYYPQQ; via the exons ATGGCAACGTTTATTTCAGTCCCGTTAAAGAAGTCCTCTGAAGTGGATCTGGTGAAACCGCTGTCGAAATTTGTAACAGCTACATACCCAGCGGGCGAGGAGCAGGGGGAGTATATCCGTGCCGTGGAGGAGTTGAACAAGCTCCGCAGGAACGCGCTGGGAAGGCCGCTGGACAAACATGAGAGCTCACTGGAGATTCTGCTCAG ATACTATGACCAACTGTGTGCTGTCGAGCCCAAGTTCCCCTTCTCTGAAAACCAG CTCTGCTTAACCTTCACATGGAAGGACGCCTTTGATAAAGGATCCCTGTTCGGTGGCTCAGTCAAGCTCG CTTTGGCCAGTTTGGGCTACGAGAAGACATGCGTGTTGTTCAACGCAGCAGCGCTGGCCAGTCAGATCGCCTCAGAGCAGAACCTGGACAACGACGAGGGGCTGAAGGCAGCAGCCAAATACTATCAG CTGGCCAGCGGAGCGTTTGGCCACATCAAGGACACAGTGCTGTCAGCTCTGAACAGGGAGCCCACCATGGACATCTCCCCCGAGACTGTGGGCACCCTGAGCCTCATCATGCTGGCCCAGGCCCAGGAGGTCATCTTCCTCAAAGCCACCTCAG ATAAGATGAAAGATGCTGTCATCGCGAAGCTGGCCAATCAGGCAGCAGATTTCTACGGCGATGCCTTCAAGCAGTGCCAGTACAAAGACAACCTTCCTAAG tatttttattttcaggaagTGCTGCCGGTGCTGGCGGCCAAGCACTGCATCATGCAAGCCAACGCTGAGCTGCACCAGAGCGTCCTGGCCAAGCAGAAGAAACGCTTTGGAGAGGAGATCGCTCGCCTGCAG CACGCAGCAGAGCTGGTGAAGACGGTGGCGTCTCGCTACGACGAATACGTGAGCGTTAAGGACCTGAGTGACAAGATCAACCGAGCCCTCGCTGCAGCCAAAAAAGACAATGACTTTATCTACCACGACCGCGTGCCTGAGGTCAAGGATCTGGAGCACATCGGCAAGGCAGCGCTGGTCAGAGCCACCGCCATCACGCCTCCACTCAGCCAGAAGTTCACAG ATTTGTTTGAGAAGATGGTCCCCATGGCGGTGCAGCAGTCCATGACCATTTACAGCCAGAGGAAGGCTGAGACTGTTAACAGACTGGTGGGAACGATGAGGGAGGCCACCAACCTCTGCAACGG GGTTTTGGCATCTCTAAACCTCCCAGCTGCTCTGGAGGATCTGTCAGGAGACTCCATCCCACAATCCATTGCTGAGAAGTCCCGGTCCATCGTTCAGCAGGGAGGACTGCAGAGCATCGAGCAGCTAATCAGAGACCTGCCTGAGCTTCTGACCCGCAACAGAGAGATCCTGGACGAG TCTCTGAAGATGCTGGACGACGAAGAGACGACAGACAATGAGCTGAGAGGCAAGTTCAACCAGCGCTGGAACAGAACCCCCTCTGGAGACCTATACAAGCCCCTCcgtgcag AGGGAGCTAACTTCCGCAACATCTTGGACAAGGCCGTACAGGCGGACCAGGTCGTGAAGGACCGCTACAACACCCACTGTGAGATGATCACCCTGCTTTGCAAACCAGAGAACGAGCTCAATGCTGCCATCCCATCCGCCAACCCGACCAAGACACTGCAGGGCAGCGAG GTCGTGAACGTGCTGCGCTCCCAGCTCAGCCAGCTGGACGAGATcaagaaggagagggagaccCTGGAGGGAGAGATCAAGGGCGTGACCTTTGACATGTCAACTTGCTTCCTGACGGCGCTCGCCCAGGACGGGGCCATCAACGAGGAGCAGTTGTCGGTCTCCCAGCTCGACCAGTTGTACGGCGCCTACAACCAGAGGGTACAGGCCAGCCTGCGCTCACAGGAAGAGCTGCTGGGACAAGTTCAG ACTTCCCACCAggagttcagcagtctgaagcAGTCCAACACGGAGGCCAAccagagggaggaggtgctGAAGAAGCTGGCTTCAGCCCATGACAGCTACGTCGAGATCAGCAGCAACTTGCGCGAAGGCACCAAG TTCTACAACGACTTGACAGAAATCCTGCTTAAGTTCCAGAACAAATGCAGCGACATCGTTTTCGCTCGCAAGACCGAGCGGGATGAACTGCTTAA agagctgcagcagagcatcGCCCGAGAGCCCAGTGCTCCGTCCTTCAACGTCCCTGCCTATCAGAGCACCCCAGCTGCCCCCGCTGGCGGCCCAACCCCGGCACCCAGGACCGTCTTT TCTCCACAGGCCCAGCAGCAGCCCCAGGCGAAGCCCCAGCCCCCAGCCAGGCCTCCTCCACCAACCTTCACGCCTCCGGCAGCATCCACCACTCCCACCAACGCACCACCAACTGGCCCTCCCACCAGCAACCCACCACCTATGGCCCCACCATCCCAGGCCCAGGGACCACCTTATCCCAGCTACCAGGGCTATCCAGG GTACTTCCAGATGCCCATGGGCTACAATCCGTATGCTTACGGCCAGTACAACATGCCCAACATGCCCTACATGCCCTACCAGGCCACTCCAGGACAGGGCGGCTACCCAGCAGCCCCTCCTGCCGGACAGCCCTACCCTGGCTACCCCCAGCAACCCCCTCAGCAGCAGCCCTACTACCCTCAGCAATAA
- the pdcd6ip gene encoding programmed cell death 6-interacting protein isoform X2 produces MATFISVPLKKSSEVDLVKPLSKFVTATYPAGEEQGEYIRAVEELNKLRRNALGRPLDKHESSLEILLRYYDQLCAVEPKFPFSENQLCLTFTWKDAFDKGSLFGGSVKLALASLGYEKTCVLFNAAALASQIASEQNLDNDEGLKAAAKYYQLASGAFGHIKDTVLSALNREPTMDISPETVGTLSLIMLAQAQEVIFLKATSDKMKDAVIAKLANQAADFYGDAFKQCQYKDNLPKEVLPVLAAKHCIMQANAELHQSVLAKQKKRFGEEIARLQHAAELVKTVASRYDEYVSVKDLSDKINRALAAAKKDNDFIYHDRVPEVKDLEHIGKAALVRATAITPPLSQKFTDLFEKMVPMAVQQSMTIYSQRKAETVNRLVGTMREATNLCNGVLASLNLPAALEDLSGDSIPQSIAEKSRSIVQQGGLQSIEQLIRDLPELLTRNREILDESLKMLDDEETTDNELRGKFNQRWNRTPSGDLYKPLRAEGANFRNILDKAVQADQVVKDRYNTHCEMITLLCKPENELNAAIPSANPTKTLQGSEVVNVLRSQLSQLDEIKKERETLEGEIKGVTFDMSTCFLTALAQDGAINEEQLSVSQLDQLYGAYNQRVQASLRSQEELLGQVQTSHQEFSSLKQSNTEANQREEVLKKLASAHDSYVEISSNLREGTKFYNDLTEILLKFQNKCSDIVFARKTERDELLKELQQSIAREPSAPSFNVPAYQSTPAAPAGGPTPAPRTVFSPQAQQQPQAKPQPPARPPPPTFTPPAASTTPTNAPPTGPPTSNPPPMAPPSQAQGPPYPSYQGYPGYFQMPMGYNPYAYGQYNMPNMPYMPYQATPGQGGYPAAPPAGQPYPGYPQQPPQQQPYYPQQ; encoded by the exons ATGGCAACGTTTATTTCAGTCCCGTTAAAGAAGTCCTCTGAAGTGGATCTGGTGAAACCGCTGTCGAAATTTGTAACAGCTACATACCCAGCGGGCGAGGAGCAGGGGGAGTATATCCGTGCCGTGGAGGAGTTGAACAAGCTCCGCAGGAACGCGCTGGGAAGGCCGCTGGACAAACATGAGAGCTCACTGGAGATTCTGCTCAG ATACTATGACCAACTGTGTGCTGTCGAGCCCAAGTTCCCCTTCTCTGAAAACCAG CTCTGCTTAACCTTCACATGGAAGGACGCCTTTGATAAAGGATCCCTGTTCGGTGGCTCAGTCAAGCTCG CTTTGGCCAGTTTGGGCTACGAGAAGACATGCGTGTTGTTCAACGCAGCAGCGCTGGCCAGTCAGATCGCCTCAGAGCAGAACCTGGACAACGACGAGGGGCTGAAGGCAGCAGCCAAATACTATCAG CTGGCCAGCGGAGCGTTTGGCCACATCAAGGACACAGTGCTGTCAGCTCTGAACAGGGAGCCCACCATGGACATCTCCCCCGAGACTGTGGGCACCCTGAGCCTCATCATGCTGGCCCAGGCCCAGGAGGTCATCTTCCTCAAAGCCACCTCAG ATAAGATGAAAGATGCTGTCATCGCGAAGCTGGCCAATCAGGCAGCAGATTTCTACGGCGATGCCTTCAAGCAGTGCCAGTACAAAGACAACCTTCCTAAG gaagTGCTGCCGGTGCTGGCGGCCAAGCACTGCATCATGCAAGCCAACGCTGAGCTGCACCAGAGCGTCCTGGCCAAGCAGAAGAAACGCTTTGGAGAGGAGATCGCTCGCCTGCAG CACGCAGCAGAGCTGGTGAAGACGGTGGCGTCTCGCTACGACGAATACGTGAGCGTTAAGGACCTGAGTGACAAGATCAACCGAGCCCTCGCTGCAGCCAAAAAAGACAATGACTTTATCTACCACGACCGCGTGCCTGAGGTCAAGGATCTGGAGCACATCGGCAAGGCAGCGCTGGTCAGAGCCACCGCCATCACGCCTCCACTCAGCCAGAAGTTCACAG ATTTGTTTGAGAAGATGGTCCCCATGGCGGTGCAGCAGTCCATGACCATTTACAGCCAGAGGAAGGCTGAGACTGTTAACAGACTGGTGGGAACGATGAGGGAGGCCACCAACCTCTGCAACGG GGTTTTGGCATCTCTAAACCTCCCAGCTGCTCTGGAGGATCTGTCAGGAGACTCCATCCCACAATCCATTGCTGAGAAGTCCCGGTCCATCGTTCAGCAGGGAGGACTGCAGAGCATCGAGCAGCTAATCAGAGACCTGCCTGAGCTTCTGACCCGCAACAGAGAGATCCTGGACGAG TCTCTGAAGATGCTGGACGACGAAGAGACGACAGACAATGAGCTGAGAGGCAAGTTCAACCAGCGCTGGAACAGAACCCCCTCTGGAGACCTATACAAGCCCCTCcgtgcag AGGGAGCTAACTTCCGCAACATCTTGGACAAGGCCGTACAGGCGGACCAGGTCGTGAAGGACCGCTACAACACCCACTGTGAGATGATCACCCTGCTTTGCAAACCAGAGAACGAGCTCAATGCTGCCATCCCATCCGCCAACCCGACCAAGACACTGCAGGGCAGCGAG GTCGTGAACGTGCTGCGCTCCCAGCTCAGCCAGCTGGACGAGATcaagaaggagagggagaccCTGGAGGGAGAGATCAAGGGCGTGACCTTTGACATGTCAACTTGCTTCCTGACGGCGCTCGCCCAGGACGGGGCCATCAACGAGGAGCAGTTGTCGGTCTCCCAGCTCGACCAGTTGTACGGCGCCTACAACCAGAGGGTACAGGCCAGCCTGCGCTCACAGGAAGAGCTGCTGGGACAAGTTCAG ACTTCCCACCAggagttcagcagtctgaagcAGTCCAACACGGAGGCCAAccagagggaggaggtgctGAAGAAGCTGGCTTCAGCCCATGACAGCTACGTCGAGATCAGCAGCAACTTGCGCGAAGGCACCAAG TTCTACAACGACTTGACAGAAATCCTGCTTAAGTTCCAGAACAAATGCAGCGACATCGTTTTCGCTCGCAAGACCGAGCGGGATGAACTGCTTAA agagctgcagcagagcatcGCCCGAGAGCCCAGTGCTCCGTCCTTCAACGTCCCTGCCTATCAGAGCACCCCAGCTGCCCCCGCTGGCGGCCCAACCCCGGCACCCAGGACCGTCTTT TCTCCACAGGCCCAGCAGCAGCCCCAGGCGAAGCCCCAGCCCCCAGCCAGGCCTCCTCCACCAACCTTCACGCCTCCGGCAGCATCCACCACTCCCACCAACGCACCACCAACTGGCCCTCCCACCAGCAACCCACCACCTATGGCCCCACCATCCCAGGCCCAGGGACCACCTTATCCCAGCTACCAGGGCTATCCAGG GTACTTCCAGATGCCCATGGGCTACAATCCGTATGCTTACGGCCAGTACAACATGCCCAACATGCCCTACATGCCCTACCAGGCCACTCCAGGACAGGGCGGCTACCCAGCAGCCCCTCCTGCCGGACAGCCCTACCCTGGCTACCCCCAGCAACCCCCTCAGCAGCAGCCCTACTACCCTCAGCAATAA